A region of Salinibacter sp. 10B DNA encodes the following proteins:
- a CDS encoding DUF4286 family protein encodes MLIYEVNLTVDGEIAPRYSTWLREHVREMLALDGFEAAVWFNRHDDGDTVPEDEDATDPREWTLHYQVRDRDALQAYFDEHADEMRREGVEKFGDHVDTHHRIFEQKRLFQGRRKEDTGPL; translated from the coding sequence ATGCTCATCTACGAAGTCAACTTGACCGTCGACGGCGAGATTGCCCCGCGCTACAGCACGTGGCTCCGAGAACACGTGCGCGAAATGCTGGCCCTCGATGGCTTTGAGGCCGCCGTTTGGTTTAACCGTCACGACGACGGCGACACCGTTCCCGAGGACGAGGACGCCACGGATCCGCGCGAATGGACCCTTCACTATCAGGTGCGCGACCGGGACGCTTTGCAGGCCTATTTCGACGAGCACGCCGATGAAATGCGCCGGGAAGGGGTCGAGAAATTCGGCGACCACGTTGATACTCACCACCGTATCTTCGAGCAAAAACGGCTCTTTCAGGGGCGACGCAAAGAGGACACGGGGCCGTTGTAA
- a CDS encoding archease — MPDWLHEIDHTGDIGIRVTAETLPQLFERAAVGMFHVLTDLSAVRSSEETTLTVAGRDREALMVRWLSELNYRHTVEDRLYYDCTVQSIAEAEEGLTLTATVRGEPIDAQRHTVYTEIKAITFHGLRVEETEDGWRVQVIFDM, encoded by the coding sequence ATGCCCGACTGGCTCCACGAAATCGATCATACCGGCGACATCGGCATTCGGGTCACCGCCGAGACGCTGCCGCAGTTGTTCGAGCGTGCCGCCGTGGGGATGTTTCACGTGCTCACGGACCTCTCTGCGGTGCGGTCGAGTGAGGAGACGACGCTTACGGTGGCCGGGCGGGACCGGGAGGCGCTCATGGTGCGCTGGCTCTCGGAGCTTAACTATCGGCATACCGTCGAGGATCGTCTCTATTACGACTGCACAGTCCAGTCGATCGCGGAGGCGGAGGAGGGACTTACCCTTACGGCGACGGTACGGGGCGAGCCCATCGATGCGCAGCGCCATACCGTTTATACCGAAATCAAAGCCATCACCTTTCACGGGCTCAGGGTCGAAGAGACGGAGGACGGATGGCGCGTGCAGGTGATTTTTGACATGTAG
- a CDS encoding alkaline phosphatase PhoX has translation MQDRRHFLKQASAFAVGFAGLHAFVGCDDPRSQSSSVGFGPLQPDPEGIFDLPENFSYQIVSRHGDSMDDGFRVPHRPDGMATFPGPDGTTLLVRNHEIDADAPRDEGPFRSEGDASMSQLPDEERYDAGRKERGGLGGTTTVVYDTENQAVRRQFLSLTGTIRNCAGGPTPWNSWLTCEETVQRANDTFAKDHGYVFEVPATAQSQLATPQPIKAMGRFNHEAVAVDPNSGAVYLSEDRHDGLLYRYLPNEPGTLQKGGTLQACRVREQESLDTRNWGDGPDISPGTTFEVEWMDLENVDTPTDDLRKRGFANGAARFAREEGMWYGEGAVYTACTNGGKIQKGQVWRYVPSPHEGTDRETEQPGTLELFVEPNDTTVLENADNLTVAPWGDVIACEDGSGTDTLVGITPEGQFYKLGRNAMSESELAGAVFSPDGSTLFMNIQHEGLTLAITGPWPQQRNGTGASA, from the coding sequence ATGCAGGACCGCCGCCACTTTTTGAAGCAAGCCAGCGCCTTCGCCGTCGGCTTCGCCGGTCTCCACGCGTTTGTTGGCTGTGATGATCCCCGCTCCCAGTCCTCCTCGGTTGGTTTCGGCCCCCTTCAGCCGGATCCTGAGGGCATTTTCGATCTGCCGGAGAACTTCTCCTACCAGATCGTGTCGCGCCACGGCGATTCGATGGACGACGGCTTCCGCGTGCCGCACCGGCCGGACGGGATGGCCACGTTTCCCGGCCCCGACGGCACCACGCTGCTGGTGCGCAACCACGAGATTGACGCCGATGCTCCTCGGGACGAGGGACCGTTCCGGTCAGAGGGCGACGCGTCGATGAGCCAACTCCCCGACGAGGAGCGGTACGACGCCGGAAGGAAGGAGCGCGGCGGCCTTGGCGGCACAACCACGGTCGTCTATGACACCGAAAATCAAGCCGTTCGCCGTCAATTTCTGAGCCTCACCGGCACCATTCGCAACTGCGCCGGCGGGCCCACGCCCTGGAACAGTTGGCTCACGTGCGAGGAGACGGTCCAGCGCGCCAACGACACGTTTGCCAAAGACCACGGCTACGTCTTTGAGGTGCCCGCCACAGCGCAGTCCCAGCTCGCCACCCCGCAGCCGATCAAGGCCATGGGCCGCTTCAATCACGAGGCGGTGGCCGTGGACCCAAATAGCGGCGCCGTCTACCTCTCAGAGGACCGTCACGACGGCCTTCTCTACCGGTACCTCCCCAACGAGCCGGGGACACTACAGAAGGGGGGCACGCTCCAGGCCTGCCGCGTCCGGGAACAGGAAAGCCTCGATACGCGCAACTGGGGCGACGGCCCGGACATCTCTCCGGGCACTACCTTCGAGGTCGAGTGGATGGACCTCGAAAATGTCGACACGCCGACGGACGACCTCCGGAAACGGGGCTTCGCCAACGGAGCGGCCCGCTTTGCCCGCGAAGAGGGCATGTGGTACGGCGAGGGCGCAGTCTACACCGCCTGCACCAACGGCGGGAAGATCCAGAAGGGGCAGGTCTGGCGCTACGTGCCCAGCCCCCATGAGGGTACGGACCGGGAGACCGAACAGCCCGGCACCCTGGAGCTGTTCGTGGAGCCGAACGACACAACCGTCCTGGAGAATGCCGACAACCTGACCGTCGCGCCCTGGGGAGACGTGATTGCCTGCGAAGACGGATCGGGCACCGATACGCTCGTGGGCATCACCCCAGAAGGGCAGTTCTACAAGCTCGGCCGCAACGCCATGAGCGAGTCGGAGCTCGCCGGAGCCGTCTTTTCGCCCGACGGGAGCACCCTCTTCATGAACATCCAGCACGAGGGATTGACGCTGGCAATTACGGGCCCGTGGCCGCAGCAACGTAACGGGACCGGTGCCTCCGCCTAA
- a CDS encoding prolyl oligopeptidase family serine peptidase: MISSSVRSFKRWPIAAGLCVGLLLSVGLLRSNVAVGQAAPAGATLDETDYGKWERLGGATLSPEGDWMATPIRRVNDKNVLRIHHTEQDSTIAVDFGRDPSFSADGRWLAYSIGMSEEKREKLRKQEKPVRRTLGLLNLQTGDTTLVPSVADFAFSDDGRWLAMMRYPPQEAPDGMEGADLLLRDLQSGTYTSFGNVSDFAWQDEGPRLAMTIDGAEQAGNGIRLYNAASGRLRTLASEPGDYTGLSWQPSGTGLAAMRARSSDDWEHKTHVVLAWRNLAGGPVETHRFDPAEVDVFPDSLRIVEYRTPEWATDGDRLFFGVQKREAAEENDDENGPAADSAAADSSLEEYDPADVQVWHTSDVEIIPWQEVRAEHDRQDNFLTAWHLDAGEASVWTRLGTERTEDVEVLHGGDRAVGLDETPYRQERMFGPVYHDLYVIDVTTGERKRVAQKVQYWEGPSPNGRYLLWLKDDQYHTYDVQQGETATVTADVPVPVVDTADDHTVEQKPPFGVAGWTEGDRSVVVYSEYDAWRLAPDGAESERLTKGRADSVEHRYVDLTEEDPGEPDVIPRNEPLYWSLYDEWTEEHGYARSTQLTATPERAVWKPKMVTGLTRADSADVYAYRVEDFEDSPDYFRAGPALADAEPVTDTNPFQEEYAWGRSELVTYETADGKTLQGALFYPANYDPEKSYPMITYIYEIRSPSARNYVVPTREHPYNTTVFTQEGYFVFQPDIRYRPRDPGRSAVDAIVPAVQKVVDTTPVDGDRVGLTGHSWGGYQTTFTATQTDLFAAAVAGAPLTNMVSMYNSIYWRSGGTDARIFEISQGRMEVPPWEDMDAYVANSPLHHIESLNTPFLMAFGTDDGAVEFNQGVEFYNAARRAGKQLAFLVYDDENHGISKQDKNSVDYRNRVLEWFDHYLKEETGPSWIEDGIPYLKQIEQKKEEKKASR, translated from the coding sequence ATGATTTCCTCTTCCGTCCGCTCTTTCAAACGATGGCCGATCGCCGCCGGCCTCTGTGTGGGGCTGCTGCTGTCGGTCGGCTTGCTTCGGTCGAATGTTGCAGTGGGACAGGCAGCCCCGGCAGGGGCCACGCTCGATGAGACCGATTACGGGAAATGGGAACGCCTCGGCGGGGCCACCCTCTCTCCAGAGGGGGACTGGATGGCGACGCCCATTCGGCGCGTCAACGACAAGAATGTGCTTCGCATCCACCATACCGAGCAGGACTCCACCATTGCGGTCGACTTTGGGCGCGATCCGTCCTTTTCGGCCGACGGCCGTTGGCTTGCCTACAGCATCGGCATGTCGGAGGAGAAGCGGGAGAAGCTGCGCAAGCAGGAGAAACCTGTTCGTCGAACGCTGGGCCTCTTGAACCTGCAGACCGGCGACACGACGCTCGTCCCGTCGGTCGCTGACTTTGCCTTTAGTGACGATGGGCGCTGGCTGGCCATGATGCGCTACCCGCCCCAGGAGGCGCCGGACGGCATGGAGGGGGCGGACCTCCTCCTTCGCGACCTCCAGAGCGGCACCTACACCAGCTTCGGCAACGTGTCCGACTTTGCGTGGCAGGACGAGGGGCCACGGCTGGCGATGACGATCGACGGGGCCGAGCAGGCTGGCAATGGCATTCGCCTCTACAATGCCGCTTCCGGACGTCTCCGCACCCTCGCCTCCGAGCCGGGCGACTACACCGGGCTTTCGTGGCAGCCGTCGGGCACTGGGCTCGCGGCGATGCGGGCGCGCTCGTCCGACGACTGGGAGCACAAGACGCACGTCGTCCTCGCGTGGCGGAACCTCGCGGGTGGGCCCGTCGAGACGCACCGCTTCGATCCCGCCGAGGTCGACGTCTTTCCCGACTCCCTCCGCATTGTGGAGTACCGCACGCCCGAGTGGGCCACGGACGGCGATCGCCTCTTCTTTGGGGTGCAGAAGCGGGAGGCTGCCGAGGAGAACGACGACGAGAACGGTCCCGCTGCCGACTCTGCGGCCGCAGACTCCAGCCTCGAAGAGTACGACCCGGCGGACGTGCAGGTCTGGCACACCAGCGACGTGGAGATTATTCCGTGGCAGGAGGTGCGGGCCGAGCACGACCGCCAGGATAATTTCCTCACCGCTTGGCACCTGGACGCGGGCGAGGCGTCTGTGTGGACCCGCCTTGGCACTGAGCGCACCGAAGATGTGGAGGTCCTCCACGGCGGTGATCGGGCGGTGGGGCTCGACGAGACGCCCTATCGCCAGGAGCGTATGTTTGGGCCGGTCTACCACGATCTCTACGTGATCGACGTGACGACCGGCGAGCGTAAGCGTGTGGCGCAGAAGGTGCAGTACTGGGAGGGACCCAGTCCCAACGGGCGCTACCTCCTCTGGCTGAAGGACGACCAGTACCACACCTACGACGTCCAGCAGGGCGAGACTGCCACGGTCACCGCCGACGTGCCCGTCCCCGTCGTCGATACAGCCGACGACCACACGGTGGAGCAGAAGCCGCCGTTTGGGGTGGCGGGCTGGACGGAGGGCGACCGGTCGGTTGTCGTCTATAGTGAGTACGACGCCTGGCGCCTCGCGCCGGACGGGGCTGAGTCCGAGCGCCTCACCAAGGGGCGCGCCGATTCAGTGGAGCATCGCTACGTGGACCTGACGGAGGAGGATCCCGGCGAGCCTGATGTGATTCCGCGGAACGAGCCGCTGTACTGGTCGCTCTACGACGAGTGGACCGAGGAGCACGGCTACGCCCGATCAACGCAGCTGACGGCGACGCCAGAGCGGGCGGTGTGGAAACCGAAGATGGTGACGGGCCTTACGCGGGCCGACTCCGCCGACGTCTACGCCTACCGCGTGGAGGACTTCGAGGACTCGCCGGACTATTTCCGGGCCGGACCCGCGTTGGCCGATGCGGAGCCGGTCACCGACACCAATCCCTTTCAGGAGGAGTACGCCTGGGGCCGCTCCGAGCTTGTCACCTACGAGACGGCCGATGGCAAGACGCTCCAGGGCGCACTCTTCTATCCGGCGAATTACGACCCGGAGAAGAGCTACCCGATGATTACCTACATCTACGAAATCCGCTCGCCCTCGGCCCGCAACTACGTGGTGCCTACCCGCGAGCATCCGTACAATACGACGGTGTTCACGCAGGAAGGCTACTTCGTCTTCCAGCCCGACATCCGCTATCGCCCTCGCGATCCGGGCCGCTCGGCGGTCGATGCCATCGTCCCTGCCGTGCAGAAGGTGGTCGATACGACGCCCGTCGACGGCGACCGCGTAGGACTGACGGGCCACTCCTGGGGCGGCTACCAGACGACCTTCACCGCCACGCAGACGGACCTGTTTGCGGCGGCAGTGGCCGGGGCTCCGCTCACGAACATGGTGTCGATGTACAACTCGATCTACTGGCGGAGCGGCGGCACCGACGCCCGCATCTTCGAGATCAGTCAGGGCCGCATGGAGGTGCCCCCCTGGGAAGACATGGACGCCTACGTGGCCAACTCGCCTCTCCACCACATCGAATCGTTGAATACGCCCTTCCTGATGGCATTCGGCACCGATGATGGCGCCGTCGAATTCAATCAGGGCGTCGAGTTTTACAACGCCGCCCGCCGGGCTGGCAAGCAGTTGGCCTTCCTCGTCTACGATGACGAGAATCACGGTATCAGCAAGCAGGACAAAAACTCGGTCGATTACCGCAACCGGGTGCTGGAGTGGTTTGACCACTATCTGAAGGAGGAGACCGGTCCGTCTTGGATTGAAGACGGCATTCCCTACCTCAAGCAGATCGAACAGAAGAAGGAGGAGAAAAAGGCGTCCCGGTGA
- a CDS encoding nitrilase family protein, whose translation MMQDLRAAAVQFNHAPGDKDANRATVRAFTEQAAAQNVDLLSFPEMCITGYWHLRTADRTTLDSLAEPIPDGPSTQMLLTLADTHDMVVAAGFIEKDEDALYNAFVVAQPNGEIAVHRKLHCFLNEHMSSGDTYTVFDAPGLGRLGVLTCWDNNLVENARITALKGAELLLAPHQTGGCDSRSPDAMGLIDPKLWHNRHENPEAIEAEFRGPKGREWLMRWLPARAHDNGMFLVFSNGVGLDDNEVRTGNAMLLDPYGRIVEETWKAEDKMVVADLDAGLLDMCTGQRWLRGRRPELYAPIATRTGEELDPRAARFQEE comes from the coding sequence ATCATGCAAGACCTTCGCGCCGCCGCCGTTCAGTTCAACCATGCCCCAGGCGACAAGGACGCCAACCGAGCGACCGTGCGTGCCTTTACCGAACAGGCCGCCGCCCAGAACGTCGATCTCCTGTCGTTTCCAGAGATGTGCATCACCGGATACTGGCACCTCCGCACCGCCGACCGGACGACGCTCGACTCGCTGGCCGAGCCCATCCCCGACGGGCCGTCCACGCAGATGCTGCTGACGCTCGCGGACACGCACGACATGGTCGTAGCTGCCGGCTTTATCGAAAAAGACGAGGACGCGCTCTATAACGCGTTCGTCGTGGCGCAGCCGAACGGCGAGATCGCCGTGCACCGGAAGCTGCACTGCTTCCTCAACGAACACATGTCGAGCGGCGACACCTACACCGTCTTCGACGCACCAGGGCTCGGACGGCTGGGCGTGCTCACGTGCTGGGACAACAATCTCGTCGAGAACGCGCGCATCACGGCCCTGAAGGGGGCGGAGCTCCTCCTCGCCCCCCACCAGACCGGCGGCTGCGACTCGCGGAGTCCTGACGCCATGGGCCTCATCGATCCGAAGCTCTGGCACAACCGTCACGAAAACCCAGAGGCCATCGAAGCAGAATTTCGAGGCCCCAAGGGACGAGAATGGCTCATGCGCTGGCTCCCTGCCCGCGCTCACGACAACGGGATGTTTCTCGTCTTCAGCAACGGCGTGGGCCTCGACGACAACGAGGTGCGCACCGGCAACGCCATGCTCCTCGATCCCTACGGCCGCATCGTCGAGGAGACGTGGAAGGCCGAAGACAAAATGGTAGTCGCAGACCTAGACGCGGGACTTCTCGACATGTGCACCGGACAGCGCTGGCTGCGGGGTCGCCGGCCGGAGCTCTATGCCCCGATCGCCACTCGTACCGGAGAGGAGCTCGATCCACGAGCAGCCCGCTTTCAGGAGGAGTAA